In Yersinia enterocolitica subsp. enterocolitica, one DNA window encodes the following:
- the hscA gene encoding Fe-S protein assembly chaperone HscA produces the protein MALLQISEPGLTAAPHQRRLAAGIDLGTTNSLVATVRSGKAQTLADEQLRDLLPSVVHYQQNNIDVGWNARDLAALDPVNTISSVKRMMGRSLADIVQRYPNLPYQFQPSENGLPMIQTASGLVNPVQVSADILKALAQRARAALEGELDGVVITVPAYFDDAQRQGTKDAARLAGLHVLRLLNEPTAAAIAYGLDSGQEGVIAVYDLGGGTFDISILRLSRGVFEVLATGGDSALGGDDFDHLLADWLREQAGIDSRDDHGVQRQLLDAAIAAKITLSDAEVADVSVAGWQGQITREQFESLIVSLVKRTLMACRRALKDAGVTADEVLEVVMVGGSTRVPLVREQVGQFFGRTPLTSIDPDKVVAIGAAIQADILVGNKPDSDMLLLDVIPLSLGLETMGGLVEKVIPRNTTIPVARAQEFTTFKDGQSAMTIHVLQGERELVQDCRSLARFALRGLPPLPAGGAHIRVTFQVDADGLLSVTAMEKSTGVEASIQVKPSYGLSDDEIANMIKDSMANAQSDIGARKLAEQQVEASRVLESLQGALAEDAALLSEQESTAIAQAMAALQQQMQGTDPHAIEAAIKALDAQTQDFAARRMDASIRRALAGHSVDEV, from the coding sequence ATGGCCTTATTACAAATTAGTGAGCCTGGTTTAACTGCGGCACCACACCAACGTCGGTTGGCCGCAGGGATAGATTTAGGTACCACAAATTCATTGGTAGCCACTGTGCGCAGTGGTAAAGCGCAAACTCTGGCAGATGAACAACTGCGGGATCTTTTGCCGTCGGTGGTTCACTATCAACAAAATAACATTGATGTCGGCTGGAATGCGCGCGATTTAGCGGCATTGGATCCGGTCAATACTATTAGTTCAGTCAAACGCATGATGGGCCGTTCTTTGGCCGATATCGTGCAGCGCTACCCTAATCTGCCTTACCAGTTTCAGCCGAGTGAAAATGGCTTGCCGATGATCCAGACTGCCAGCGGGTTAGTTAACCCGGTGCAAGTGTCTGCGGATATCCTAAAAGCATTGGCACAGCGGGCGCGGGCTGCATTGGAAGGTGAACTTGACGGTGTAGTAATTACCGTTCCGGCTTACTTTGATGATGCTCAGCGTCAGGGAACCAAAGATGCAGCCCGCTTAGCGGGGTTGCATGTGTTGCGTTTGCTTAATGAGCCGACCGCAGCGGCTATCGCCTATGGTCTGGATTCAGGCCAGGAAGGGGTGATTGCTGTTTACGACTTAGGCGGCGGAACATTTGATATCTCTATCTTGCGCTTAAGCCGTGGCGTGTTTGAAGTGTTGGCAACTGGCGGTGATTCTGCGCTGGGTGGCGATGACTTCGACCACTTATTAGCTGATTGGCTGCGCGAGCAAGCTGGTATTGATTCCCGTGATGATCATGGTGTCCAGCGGCAATTACTTGATGCGGCGATCGCAGCCAAAATTACGTTGAGTGATGCCGAGGTTGCTGATGTCTCGGTCGCTGGTTGGCAAGGGCAAATCACCCGTGAGCAATTTGAATCGCTGATTGTTTCATTAGTTAAGCGCACATTAATGGCTTGTCGTCGTGCGTTAAAAGATGCTGGCGTGACGGCTGACGAAGTGTTGGAAGTGGTGATGGTAGGCGGTTCGACCCGCGTGCCGTTGGTGCGTGAGCAGGTGGGGCAATTCTTTGGCCGCACGCCACTGACCTCAATTGATCCCGATAAAGTGGTCGCTATTGGCGCGGCGATCCAAGCAGACATTCTGGTGGGGAATAAACCTGACAGTGATATGTTGCTGCTGGATGTTATCCCGCTGTCATTAGGGCTGGAAACTATGGGCGGTTTAGTGGAAAAAGTGATTCCACGCAATACCACCATTCCGGTCGCCCGCGCGCAAGAGTTCACCACCTTTAAAGATGGTCAGAGTGCGATGACTATCCACGTGCTACAAGGTGAACGCGAGTTGGTACAGGATTGTCGTTCTCTGGCCCGCTTTGCCTTACGTGGTTTGCCGCCGCTGCCAGCGGGAGGGGCGCATATTCGTGTGACTTTCCAGGTTGATGCGGATGGGTTATTGAGTGTCACGGCGATGGAGAAATCCACCGGCGTGGAGGCATCGATTCAGGTGAAGCCTTCCTATGGGCTATCCGATGATGAAATTGCCAATATGATTAAAGATTCAATGGCGAATGCGCAAAGTGATATCGGCGCGCGTAAGCTGGCGGAACAACAAGTCGAAGCCTCTCGTGTGCTGGAAAGTTTACAAGGCGCATTGGCAGAAGATGCAGCATTACTCAGTGAGCAAGAAAGTACTGCTATCGCTCAGGCGATGGCGGCATTACAGCAGCAGATGCAGGGCACTGACCCACACGCAATCGAAGCTGCGATAAAAGCGTTAGATGCACAAACGCAAGATTTTGCCGCGCGCCGAATGGATGCTTCTATTCGCCGTGCTTTGGCTGGCCATTCAGTGGATGAGGTTTAA
- the fdx gene encoding ISC system 2Fe-2S type ferredoxin, with amino-acid sequence MPKIVFLPHKDLCPDGAVLEATQGETILDVALRNGIDIEHACEKSCACTTCHCVVREGFDSLPESSELEDDMLDKAWGLEPESRLSCQARVTDEDLVVEIPRYTINHAREH; translated from the coding sequence ATGCCCAAAATAGTATTTCTGCCCCATAAAGACCTTTGCCCAGATGGTGCAGTACTGGAAGCAACTCAAGGTGAAACCATATTAGATGTCGCCTTGCGTAATGGAATCGACATCGAGCATGCCTGTGAGAAATCCTGTGCTTGTACCACTTGCCACTGTGTGGTGCGGGAAGGTTTTGATTCTCTGCCAGAAAGCAGTGAACTGGAAGATGACATGCTGGATAAAGCCTGGGGGCTGGAGCCAGAAAGTCGCCTGAGTTGTCAGGCCAGAGTGACGGATGAAGATCTGGTGGTTGAGATCCCGCGTTATACCATTAACCATGCGCGAGAGCATTAA
- the sseB gene encoding enhanced serine sensitivity protein SseB: MSLPQPPAADSHVSHHHDEDQNLESLLKLAATESIHRTAFFRALLDATVLVLVDDSEQRSEDGEMTFTAGNGVNILHWEKQDGESVIPFFTSVEVLQQALDIAEDQPIGSEKLSINAPKQPFIAMPVRVLFEMTQGAHLFLNPKSEHGKEFWPQEVAMLLENGGLAQPAEMVVDKESQILLGQPEEYPSAMVDALIQLFSQRKPVRRAFLALMHDKSVDEKPNLLVGLEVDGSIDEIDQLIQEAGNVASDHAPDDGPVDFCVVNENERGVSHYLMTHTQAFYQRRWGSWLRNAIPASSH, translated from the coding sequence ATGAGTTTGCCACAACCCCCTGCAGCTGATAGCCACGTAAGTCACCATCATGATGAAGACCAAAATCTGGAGTCTTTGCTGAAACTGGCGGCGACGGAATCAATTCATCGCACCGCCTTTTTCCGTGCATTGTTAGATGCGACAGTTTTAGTGCTGGTGGACGATTCAGAGCAGCGCAGTGAAGACGGCGAAATGACATTCACTGCGGGCAATGGGGTGAATATTCTGCATTGGGAAAAGCAGGATGGTGAATCGGTCATTCCATTCTTTACCTCGGTAGAGGTGTTACAGCAGGCGCTGGATATCGCCGAAGATCAACCGATTGGCAGTGAAAAACTGTCTATTAATGCCCCAAAACAGCCTTTCATCGCGATGCCAGTGCGGGTGTTATTTGAAATGACACAGGGCGCGCATTTGTTTTTGAATCCTAAATCAGAGCACGGTAAAGAGTTTTGGCCGCAAGAAGTGGCAATGTTATTGGAAAACGGCGGTTTAGCTCAACCGGCGGAAATGGTAGTGGATAAAGAGAGTCAAATTCTACTGGGCCAACCGGAAGAGTACCCGTCGGCAATGGTGGATGCTTTGATTCAACTGTTCAGCCAACGCAAACCGGTGCGGCGTGCATTTCTGGCGCTGATGCATGATAAGAGTGTCGATGAGAAACCTAACTTATTGGTTGGGCTGGAAGTCGATGGCTCCATTGACGAAATTGACCAACTGATTCAAGAGGCCGGTAATGTGGCCAGTGACCATGCACCTGATGATGGCCCGGTCGATTTTTGTGTGGTGAATGAGAACGAACGGGGAGTCAGTCATTATCTGATGACACATACCCAGGCATTTTACCAGCGCAGATGGGGCAGTTGGCTGAGAAATGCGATTCCTGCAAGTAGTCATTAA
- the hscB gene encoding co-chaperone HscB — MDYFTLFGLPPQYLIDGSRLTTRYQELQRQFHPDRFANQPERERLASLQQAATINDAYQTLKHPLKRAEYMLSLQGFDLGNEQHTLRDTAFLMEQLELREELDAIERSPDAEIQLATFSSRLALMTKTRSQLMVEQLGRQQWEQAADTVRKLRFLDKLQQQVEQLEERLFDDLS; from the coding sequence ATGGATTACTTCACACTATTTGGGCTGCCGCCTCAGTACCTGATTGACGGTAGCCGACTCACGACCCGCTATCAGGAATTGCAGCGCCAATTCCACCCTGACCGTTTTGCCAATCAGCCTGAACGCGAGCGTTTGGCCTCATTACAGCAAGCCGCGACCATCAATGACGCCTACCAAACCCTCAAGCATCCGTTAAAACGGGCTGAGTATATGCTATCTTTGCAGGGTTTTGATCTAGGCAATGAACAACATACACTGCGTGATACCGCTTTTCTGATGGAACAATTAGAGTTGCGGGAAGAGCTTGATGCTATCGAACGCAGCCCGGATGCTGAAATACAACTCGCTACATTCAGTAGCCGCCTGGCTTTGATGACAAAAACGCGCAGCCAACTGATGGTTGAGCAATTGGGTAGGCAACAGTGGGAACAAGCCGCTGATACGGTTCGAAAATTACGTTTTCTGGATAAATTACAGCAACAGGTTGAACAGCTCGAAGAGCGGCTGTTTGATGATTTATCTTGA
- the pepB gene encoding aminopeptidase PepB, translating to MTETMQVSLSNNPADARWGEKALLSTDAEGITIHLTGNGKLGAIQRAARKIDGQGIKHVKLAGDGWGLEQSWAFWQGFRGPKGQRSVEWAELPENEKTELEQRLKIIDWVRDTINAPAEDLGPEQLAKNAIDLLCSVSCDAVSYRITKGEDLREQGYAGIYTVGRGSDRAPVLLALDYNPTGNPDAPVMACLVGKGITFDSGGYSLKQSAFMDSMKSDMGGAATVTGALALAAARGLKERVKLYLCCADNMVSGNAFKLGDIIRYRNGKTVEIMNTDAEGRLVLADGLIDASEQNAPLIIDAATLTGAAKTALGNDYHALFSFDDQLAQQLLSSAKSEHEPFWRLPLAEFHRSQLPSNFAELNNVAGAAYSAGASTAAAFLSHFVKEYQQGWLHIDCSATYRKGAVEQWSAGATGLGVRTIANLLLAKAKQ from the coding sequence ATGACAGAAACAATGCAAGTATCCCTATCAAATAACCCAGCTGACGCCCGTTGGGGTGAGAAAGCTTTACTCAGCACCGATGCTGAGGGGATAACGATTCATCTGACCGGTAATGGTAAATTAGGTGCGATTCAACGTGCCGCCCGTAAAATCGACGGGCAGGGCATCAAACACGTAAAATTGGCCGGGGACGGCTGGGGTTTGGAACAAAGCTGGGCATTCTGGCAGGGGTTCCGTGGGCCAAAAGGCCAGCGCAGCGTGGAGTGGGCAGAACTGCCAGAGAACGAAAAAACCGAGCTGGAGCAGCGGCTGAAAATTATTGACTGGGTGCGCGATACTATTAATGCACCAGCAGAAGATTTGGGGCCAGAGCAACTGGCTAAAAACGCGATCGATTTACTGTGTTCAGTATCATGCGATGCTGTTAGTTACCGTATTACCAAAGGCGAAGATCTGCGTGAGCAGGGTTATGCCGGGATTTACACTGTCGGTCGTGGTTCTGATCGCGCGCCGGTGTTGTTGGCGTTGGACTATAACCCAACCGGCAATCCCGATGCGCCAGTGATGGCGTGCCTGGTCGGTAAAGGTATTACTTTTGATTCAGGCGGTTATAGCCTGAAACAGAGTGCCTTTATGGATTCGATGAAATCCGATATGGGTGGTGCGGCGACAGTTACCGGTGCATTGGCACTGGCTGCGGCTCGTGGTTTGAAAGAGCGCGTGAAACTGTATTTGTGTTGCGCAGATAATATGGTGAGCGGTAATGCCTTTAAGCTGGGTGATATCATTCGCTATCGTAATGGCAAGACGGTTGAAATCATGAATACCGATGCCGAAGGGCGCTTGGTATTAGCCGATGGCCTGATTGATGCGTCGGAACAGAATGCACCGCTGATTATTGATGCTGCTACCTTAACCGGCGCGGCGAAAACTGCCTTGGGTAATGATTACCATGCTCTGTTTAGCTTTGATGATCAACTGGCGCAACAGTTGTTAAGCAGTGCCAAAAGTGAGCACGAACCTTTCTGGCGTTTGCCGCTGGCAGAATTCCATCGCAGCCAGTTACCGTCTAATTTTGCTGAATTGAATAATGTCGCGGGGGCAGCCTACAGTGCCGGTGCCAGCACAGCTGCTGCGTTCTTGTCGCATTTCGTGAAAGAGTATCAGCAAGGCTGGTTGCACATTGACTGCTCTGCCACTTACCGTAAAGGCGCGGTTGAGCAATGGTCGGCCGGTGCTACAGGTCTGGGAGTTCGTACTATTGCTAACTTACTGTTGGCGAAAGCAAAACAGTAA
- the iscX gene encoding Fe-S cluster assembly protein IscX: MSLTWQDTREIGEALYDQFPDTDPKTVRFTDMHQWICDLEDFDDDPQGSNEKVLEAILLVWLDEFE; this comes from the coding sequence ATGAGTTTAACCTGGCAAGATACCCGCGAAATTGGCGAAGCGCTGTATGATCAGTTTCCGGATACTGATCCGAAAACAGTGCGTTTCACCGATATGCACCAATGGATCTGCGACTTAGAAGATTTCGATGATGATCCGCAGGGATCAAATGAAAAAGTGCTGGAAGCGATCCTTCTGGTCTGGTTAGATGAGTTTGAATAA